In a genomic window of Shouchella clausii:
- the xseA gene encoding exodeoxyribonuclease VII large subunit produces the protein MAGNAGVAEAWTVSEATRYIKQLLEDDPHLPEIWIRGELSNFKQHTRGHMYFTIKDEGSRMQAVMFAGYNRFLRFKPENGMNVLIRGEINVYEPYGQYQFYAKEMQPDGIGSLFAEYERLKKALEAEGLFAEERKRPIPRFPTHIAIITSPTGAVIRDMMTTLKRRYPQIRVTLFPVLVQGEGAPLSISRALEQASMANIFDVVIVARGGGSIEELWAFNEEMVARAIAEAAVPVISAVGHETDFTISDFAADRRAPTPTAAAEFAVPDSRELMEHIGHLKKRLERSLVEQVKTRRTELERLKRSYAFRYPVQLVHQKEQQLDGLMERLNRAMQIKLEQKTLAFKHMNQAILRQHPATRVSQLQKERRQNHERLVRAMAAETQRKRQSLSALIQQLQLLSPLAVMDRGYSLVYKDDALVKTAKDIDIEDEIVVKLADGNLQCQVVGKREMKSGGESNG, from the coding sequence ATGGCTGGAAATGCTGGTGTCGCTGAAGCTTGGACAGTAAGCGAAGCGACACGTTATATTAAGCAATTGTTAGAAGACGATCCCCATTTGCCTGAAATATGGATACGCGGCGAACTTTCCAATTTTAAACAGCATACGCGCGGCCATATGTATTTTACAATCAAGGATGAAGGATCGAGGATGCAAGCTGTCATGTTTGCTGGCTATAACCGCTTCCTCCGCTTTAAGCCTGAGAATGGCATGAATGTGCTCATTCGTGGCGAAATCAATGTGTACGAGCCATATGGGCAGTACCAATTTTATGCAAAAGAAATGCAGCCTGACGGCATTGGCAGTTTGTTTGCCGAGTACGAGCGTTTAAAGAAAGCGCTTGAGGCGGAAGGGCTATTTGCTGAGGAACGTAAGCGCCCAATTCCCCGTTTTCCAACACATATTGCGATTATTACGTCGCCAACAGGCGCTGTGATCCGTGATATGATGACGACATTAAAACGGCGCTATCCGCAAATACGAGTGACGCTTTTTCCTGTACTTGTCCAAGGAGAAGGAGCGCCGCTTTCCATTAGCCGCGCGCTGGAACAGGCGAGCATGGCCAATATTTTTGATGTCGTTATTGTCGCCAGGGGCGGCGGTTCGATTGAAGAGTTATGGGCTTTCAACGAAGAAATGGTAGCGCGGGCGATTGCAGAAGCCGCTGTTCCTGTCATTTCGGCTGTCGGCCATGAAACAGACTTTACGATTAGCGATTTTGCAGCCGACAGACGGGCTCCCACTCCAACGGCGGCCGCAGAATTTGCTGTGCCAGATTCCCGTGAACTAATGGAGCATATCGGCCATTTGAAAAAGCGACTAGAACGTTCGCTTGTCGAGCAAGTAAAAACAAGGCGGACAGAGCTAGAGCGGTTGAAACGCTCCTATGCGTTCCGTTACCCTGTCCAACTCGTCCATCAAAAGGAACAGCAACTTGATGGGCTAATGGAACGGTTAAACCGGGCCATGCAAATAAAATTGGAGCAAAAGACACTGGCGTTTAAACATATGAACCAAGCCATTCTCCGTCAGCATCCCGCTACCCGGGTTAGCCAATTGCAAAAAGAACGACGGCAAAACCATGAGCGTCTCGTTCGAGCAATGGCGGCAGAGACGCAAAGGAAACGGCAAAGCCTGTCTGCCTTAATCCAACAACTTCAGCTCTTAAGCCCGCTAGCAGTAATGGACAGGGGCTATTCGCTCGTTTATAAAGACGATGCGTTAGTGAAGACGGCGAAAGACATTGACATAGAAGATGAGATCGTAGTGAAATTGGCAGATGGAAACTTACAATGCCAAGTAGTGGGGAAACGAGAAATGAAAAGTGGAGGTGAATCAAATGGCTGA
- the xseB gene encoding exodeoxyribonuclease VII small subunit — MAETKDLPFEEAMRQLEWLVEKLEEGNVPLEQAIDMFKEGMDLSQSCHEKLLKVEKQLDQIMHEDGELVEANLEEEANE, encoded by the coding sequence ATGGCTGAAACAAAGGATTTGCCGTTTGAGGAGGCCATGAGGCAGTTGGAATGGCTCGTGGAAAAACTAGAGGAAGGCAATGTCCCTCTCGAACAAGCAATTGATATGTTTAAGGAAGGAATGGACTTATCGCAAAGCTGCCATGAAAAATTACTGAAAGTCGAGAAGCAGCTTGACCAAATTATGCATGAGGATGGGGAACTGGTTGAGGCGAATTTAGAAGAGGAGGCAAACGAGTGA
- a CDS encoding polyprenyl synthetase family protein has protein sequence MSALFQTFLEEARQLVDKKLPEYVRELEAEHRLKEAMLYSLEAGGKRVRPVLLLAVLEAYGQPILHGLDAACAIEMVHTYSLVHDDLPAMDDDDLRRGQPTNHKVFGEATAILAGDALLTQSFALIANADAPLTAETKVSIIAALSKAAGASGMVGGQLADMFAEGKQLTVEQLANVHKRKTGELLAFSIEAGALIAGVSNEERSKLNEFGQEIGLLFQIKDDILDVEGDAIAIGKPVGSDAVNNKSTYPGLLGLEGAKTMLHTHYDRALQVLDELHLRGTLLEDLANYIVTRDH, from the coding sequence GTGAGCGCATTGTTCCAAACGTTTTTAGAAGAGGCTAGGCAGCTTGTGGACAAAAAGTTGCCTGAATACGTGCGGGAGTTAGAGGCTGAGCACCGGTTAAAGGAAGCGATGCTTTACTCACTCGAAGCAGGCGGCAAACGGGTGCGCCCCGTGTTGTTGTTGGCTGTGTTGGAGGCATATGGCCAACCGATTTTACACGGCCTTGACGCAGCGTGCGCAATTGAAATGGTGCACACTTATTCTCTCGTTCACGACGATTTGCCGGCAATGGATGACGATGACTTACGCCGGGGCCAACCGACGAATCATAAAGTATTCGGTGAAGCCACAGCCATTCTCGCAGGCGACGCTCTGTTGACACAAAGTTTCGCCTTGATTGCCAATGCTGACGCTCCCCTAACGGCAGAAACAAAAGTATCGATCATTGCCGCCCTCTCGAAAGCGGCTGGCGCTAGCGGCATGGTTGGCGGGCAGCTTGCAGACATGTTTGCGGAAGGAAAACAGCTTACCGTTGAACAGCTTGCCAACGTTCACAAGCGCAAAACGGGCGAATTGTTGGCTTTTTCAATCGAAGCAGGAGCCCTGATTGCTGGGGTATCAAACGAGGAACGGAGCAAATTAAACGAATTCGGACAGGAGATTGGGCTATTATTCCAAATCAAAGACGACATTCTTGATGTAGAAGGCGATGCAATCGCCATCGGTAAGCCTGTCGGCAGTGACGCTGTCAATAATAAAAGCACTTATCCAGGGCTTCTTGGCCTTGAGGGAGCGAAAACGATGCTTCACACTCATTATGATCGGGCTTTACAAGTGCTCGATGAGCTTCATTTGCGAGGGACGTTGCTCGAGGACTTGGCAAATTACATCGTTACGCGTGACCATTAA
- the dxs gene encoding 1-deoxy-D-xylulose-5-phosphate synthase, with product MNLEEIQDPSFLKNYSNKQLEELAADIRRFLIEKLSATGGHIGPNLGVVELTLALHQLFDSPKDKLLWDVGHQAYVHKILTGRAPQFDTLRQYKGLCGFPKRTESEHDVWETGHSSTSLSGAMGMATARDLKGTNENIVAIIGDGALTGGMALEALNHIGHEQKHLIVVLNDNEMSIAPNVGALHSILGRLRTAGKYQKAKEDLETIIRKIPAFGGKLADTAERLKDSLKYLMVSGMFFEEMGFTYLGPVDGHDLDDLKHQLSYAKKTSGPVLVHVLTKKGKGYKPAEEDATGAWHGTGPYKIESGEMVKKPGPPSYPSVFANTLKRIAREDERVVAITPAMPGGSKLDLFAEEFPDRMFDVGIAEQHAATMSAGLATQGMKPVYAVYSTFLQRGYDQVVHDICRQNLNVLIAIDRAGLVGADGETHQGVFDIAFLRSLPNITILNPKDENEFQHMLYTGICYDDGPIAIRYPRGNGTGVKMDASLSRLPIGKWNVLQEGTDAAILTFGTMIPVAEKALAQMKQAGYSIRLINANSVKPLDEKLLEALAEEELPLLTIEESVLQGGFGSAVLEFYNEKGMHVELKRMGIPDYFVEHGSVGELYQEVGLTPERIADTLISMLPQKRKRA from the coding sequence ATGAACCTTGAAGAAATCCAAGACCCGAGCTTTTTAAAGAACTATTCGAATAAACAATTGGAAGAGCTTGCTGCGGACATACGTCGTTTTTTGATCGAAAAGCTTTCGGCGACAGGTGGCCATATTGGCCCGAACTTAGGGGTGGTCGAGTTGACACTTGCGCTCCACCAGCTTTTTGACAGTCCGAAAGATAAGCTGTTATGGGACGTAGGCCACCAAGCATATGTGCATAAAATTTTGACTGGGCGCGCACCCCAATTTGACACACTTCGCCAATACAAAGGCTTATGCGGGTTTCCAAAGCGTACGGAAAGCGAGCATGATGTTTGGGAGACGGGACATAGCTCCACTTCTTTGTCAGGGGCAATGGGAATGGCGACAGCCCGGGATTTAAAAGGAACCAATGAAAACATTGTGGCGATTATAGGCGATGGTGCCCTTACAGGGGGCATGGCCTTGGAAGCATTGAACCATATAGGGCATGAACAGAAGCATTTAATTGTCGTCTTGAATGACAATGAAATGTCAATTGCACCTAATGTCGGCGCTTTGCACAGCATTCTTGGCCGCTTGCGTACGGCTGGGAAATACCAAAAAGCAAAAGAGGACCTGGAAACGATTATTCGCAAAATCCCAGCCTTTGGCGGGAAACTTGCAGATACGGCCGAACGATTAAAGGACAGCTTAAAGTACTTAATGGTATCGGGCATGTTTTTTGAAGAAATGGGGTTCACTTATTTAGGACCTGTAGACGGACATGACTTAGATGACTTAAAACACCAGCTAAGTTATGCGAAAAAAACATCAGGACCAGTATTGGTGCACGTGCTAACGAAAAAAGGCAAAGGCTATAAACCAGCAGAAGAAGATGCGACAGGAGCTTGGCACGGGACAGGGCCGTACAAGATTGAAAGCGGTGAAATGGTGAAAAAACCAGGGCCGCCAAGCTACCCGAGTGTTTTTGCAAACACGTTAAAACGAATTGCCCGCGAAGATGAACGGGTTGTAGCGATTACGCCAGCCATGCCAGGAGGCTCAAAGCTCGACTTGTTTGCTGAGGAGTTTCCTGATCGCATGTTTGATGTCGGCATTGCTGAACAACATGCGGCCACAATGTCAGCTGGTCTTGCGACACAAGGAATGAAGCCTGTTTATGCTGTCTACTCAACCTTTTTGCAACGTGGCTATGACCAAGTCGTCCATGATATATGCCGGCAAAACTTAAATGTGCTTATTGCGATTGACCGCGCTGGCCTAGTTGGCGCTGACGGGGAAACGCACCAAGGTGTATTCGATATTGCGTTTTTACGGTCATTGCCAAATATAACGATTTTAAATCCAAAAGATGAAAACGAGTTCCAGCATATGCTCTATACAGGCATTTGCTACGATGACGGCCCAATTGCGATCCGCTATCCTCGTGGAAATGGCACAGGAGTGAAAATGGACGCTAGTCTTTCAAGGCTGCCAATTGGCAAATGGAACGTCCTTCAAGAAGGCACAGATGCGGCTATTCTCACTTTTGGCACGATGATCCCAGTGGCAGAAAAAGCGCTGGCACAAATGAAACAAGCAGGCTATAGCATTCGTCTCATTAATGCGAACTCCGTTAAACCACTTGACGAGAAATTGCTTGAAGCGCTTGCTGAAGAGGAGCTGCCGCTGCTGACCATTGAGGAATCTGTCCTTCAAGGCGGCTTTGGCAGTGCCGTACTAGAGTTTTACAATGAAAAAGGCATGCACGTGGAATTGAAGCGCATGGGCATTCCTGATTATTTTGTTGAGCATGGGAGCGTAGGCGAGCTCTATCAAGAAGTTGGATTAACGCCAGAGCGGATTGCCGACACGCTCATCAGCATGTTGCCGCAAAAGCGGAAGAGGGCCTAA
- a CDS encoding TlyA family RNA methyltransferase, whose protein sequence is MAVKERLDVLLVERGLCETREKAKRTIMAGLVYSDSERLDKPGMKVAVDLPLRIKGEQMPYVSRGGLKLEKALQTFDFPIAGKVGLDIGASTGGFTDCALQHGAKHMYAVDVGYNQLAWKIRQDERVTVMERMNFRHAEPNDFGNGIPQFATIDVSFISLRLMLPPLFAIIATGGDVCALIKPQFEAGKDQVGKKGIVRDPAIHEQVIESIAAFSCSIGFDVVDLSYSPITGGEGNIEFLIHLQKGSGRMYIQEGVIPQVVESSQRLKNH, encoded by the coding sequence ATGGCAGTGAAAGAACGCCTTGATGTTCTCCTCGTTGAAAGGGGACTGTGTGAGACAAGGGAAAAAGCAAAACGAACGATTATGGCCGGGCTTGTCTATAGTGACTCCGAGAGGCTTGACAAGCCGGGCATGAAAGTAGCCGTTGATTTGCCGCTGCGTATTAAAGGAGAACAAATGCCTTACGTGAGCCGAGGCGGATTAAAGCTGGAAAAAGCGCTGCAGACGTTCGATTTTCCTATCGCCGGAAAAGTCGGCCTTGACATTGGCGCGTCCACTGGCGGTTTTACTGACTGCGCTTTGCAGCATGGAGCGAAGCACATGTATGCCGTTGATGTTGGCTATAACCAGCTTGCTTGGAAAATTCGCCAGGATGAACGTGTGACGGTGATGGAAAGAATGAATTTCCGCCACGCTGAACCTAATGATTTTGGCAACGGCATTCCCCAGTTTGCGACAATCGATGTGTCCTTTATTTCCTTGCGCTTAATGTTGCCGCCGCTGTTTGCGATCATCGCTACCGGCGGGGATGTATGCGCCCTTATAAAGCCGCAGTTTGAGGCAGGGAAGGACCAAGTTGGGAAAAAAGGGATTGTCCGCGACCCGGCTATTCATGAACAAGTGATTGAAAGCATCGCCGCTTTTAGCTGTTCGATTGGATTTGATGTTGTCGATTTAAGCTATTCGCCGATTACTGGCGGTGAAGGCAACATTGAATTTTTAATCCATTTGCAAAAAGGCAGTGGGCGTATGTATATACAAGAGGGAGTCATTCCCCAAGTCGTCGAATCATCCCAACGTTTAAAAAACCATTAA
- the ahrC gene encoding transcriptional regulator AhrC/ArgR, whose product MNKGQRHIKIREIITNYEIETQDDLVDRLKSDGYNVTQATVSRDIKELHLVKVPLQDGRYKYSLPADQKFNPQQKLKRILTDSFISIDRTGNLVVMKAMPGNANAIAVLIDNLDWNELMGTICGDDTILIICRTEQDGQVVTERFLNML is encoded by the coding sequence ATGAATAAAGGGCAACGCCATATTAAAATACGGGAAATCATTACCAATTATGAAATTGAAACACAGGATGACTTAGTGGATCGGCTAAAAAGCGATGGCTACAACGTCACGCAAGCTACGGTTTCTCGTGATATCAAAGAACTTCATTTAGTAAAAGTACCGTTGCAAGACGGGCGCTACAAATATAGCCTGCCTGCAGATCAAAAATTCAACCCACAGCAAAAGCTGAAGCGGATTTTAACCGACAGTTTTATTAGTATTGATCGTACAGGCAACCTTGTCGTCATGAAGGCGATGCCAGGCAATGCGAATGCCATCGCTGTTCTAATTGATAATCTGGATTGGAATGAGTTAATGGGGACGATCTGCGGAGATGACACAATTTTAATTATTTGCCGTACCGAGCAAGATGGACAAGTTGTAACAGAACGGTTCTTGAATATGCTTTGA
- the spoIVB gene encoding SpoIVB peptidase produces the protein MRKEGVRYVIGVLLFLCVVGLGFSPQVRQFVNTPVDLTIFEGSNAVIEMADVTAKGHVVIKERDNRTYLHGKSPGSEEVLVKAGPWPVKAIDVSVLPSIKVIPGGQSIGVKLNTEGVLVVGHHLIETAKGQKSPGEFAGIEVGDRITKINGIKMHSMNEVAKLVQDAGEANKELTIEVLRNEKPIKTVLKPERAKGDHLYRLGLYIRDSAAGVGTMTFYEPQSMKYGALGHVISDVDTRKPISVHDGQIMRSSVTSISKGLHGEPGEKLASIAKDKDILGSISKNSSFGVFGQLDQKANMKNGLYDEPMAITTADEVKEGPAKILTVLEGEEVEQFDVEIVSSVAQNGPATKGMVIKVTDKKLLQETGGIVQGMSGSPIIQDGKLIGAVTHVFVNDPTSGYGCHIGWMLEEAGIHTGLLEAKAS, from the coding sequence TTGAGAAAAGAGGGTGTACGATATGTAATTGGCGTCTTGCTTTTTTTATGTGTGGTAGGGCTAGGTTTTTCACCACAAGTAAGGCAATTTGTCAATACGCCTGTTGACCTGACCATATTTGAAGGAAGCAATGCTGTTATTGAAATGGCCGACGTAACTGCTAAAGGCCATGTTGTTATTAAGGAACGAGATAACCGCACTTATTTGCATGGCAAATCGCCTGGCAGCGAAGAAGTTCTTGTTAAAGCTGGCCCGTGGCCAGTTAAAGCGATTGACGTTTCTGTTTTACCGAGCATAAAAGTGATTCCTGGCGGTCAATCGATTGGCGTCAAATTGAATACGGAAGGCGTCTTAGTCGTTGGCCACCATTTGATTGAAACGGCAAAGGGACAAAAATCACCTGGGGAATTTGCTGGAATTGAAGTGGGTGACCGGATTACAAAGATCAATGGCATCAAAATGCACTCAATGAATGAAGTGGCTAAGCTTGTTCAAGATGCAGGGGAAGCAAACAAGGAACTGACAATAGAAGTACTCCGCAATGAAAAACCAATTAAAACCGTTCTAAAACCAGAAAGAGCTAAAGGCGACCATTTGTACCGTTTAGGCCTCTACATTCGTGACTCAGCGGCGGGTGTTGGGACAATGACCTTTTATGAACCACAAAGCATGAAATATGGGGCGCTGGGCCATGTGATTTCTGACGTCGACACCCGTAAGCCGATTTCGGTTCACGATGGGCAAATCATGCGCTCTTCTGTCACGTCGATTTCAAAAGGGCTCCATGGCGAACCTGGTGAAAAGTTGGCGAGCATTGCGAAAGACAAAGACATTCTTGGCTCCATTAGCAAAAACAGTTCTTTTGGCGTATTTGGGCAACTGGATCAAAAAGCGAATATGAAAAATGGCTTGTATGACGAACCGATGGCGATTACCACGGCAGATGAAGTGAAAGAAGGGCCTGCCAAAATCCTAACCGTTCTCGAAGGTGAAGAAGTCGAACAGTTTGATGTTGAAATAGTCAGCAGCGTTGCTCAAAATGGGCCTGCCACAAAGGGAATGGTCATTAAAGTGACTGATAAAAAATTGTTGCAAGAGACAGGTGGCATTGTCCAAGGGATGAGCGGCAGCCCGATTATTCAAGATGGCAAATTGATTGGCGCAGTGACGCAT